The Ruficoccus amylovorans genome has a segment encoding these proteins:
- a CDS encoding Rne/Rng family ribonuclease, protein MKSSSPTEKNSLDHELRSPPKEEVIESIPRDQLKKESSARAKKRPILQKIVRVLSGQKERPYRELIINAEPLETRVALLVDGVLEKFEVERSGEKRMVGAVFAGKIQNLEPGLKAAFVDIGQPKNAFLHYWDILPAANDDKAIEIVRQNESAEQKKRRSQKPTLKDIPKLYPIGTNIVVQITKSQIGTKGPRTTTNLALPGRFLVLMPFSGQCGISRKIESKSERDRLKAILAKLTIPEGMGIIIRTAGEGKKLRYFVRDLHMLLKKWQKIEEGMKAGKPALLYQEPDIIERTVRDFLTEDIDRVLVDSEDRHSAILENISEVSPRSRKKIVHFKDDIPIFERFNIERQIEQTFQRTVPLPSGGEIVIDETEALVAIDVNTGSHKGKDKGGKDFIVNANLEAASEAARQIRLRNIGGLIILDFIDMKNKRDRKAVFDRMRKEMASDKAKSHVLPISQLGIMQMTRQRHAESHASGIYTGCPYCSGRGIVKSARTMSVEIQRKLVSVIRHQRNTTHKRGETIEITILLHPTNLDRLRHEDEEHLIDIEQAYNVSLSFKSDYSYHVENFRILDTATGQELR, encoded by the coding sequence ATGAAAAGTTCATCACCCACCGAAAAAAACAGTCTTGATCACGAACTGCGCTCGCCCCCAAAAGAAGAGGTCATCGAGTCCATCCCCCGCGATCAGTTAAAGAAAGAATCCAGCGCCCGCGCCAAAAAGCGTCCCATTTTGCAAAAAATCGTCCGCGTCCTCTCCGGGCAGAAAGAACGCCCGTACCGCGAGCTCATCATCAATGCCGAGCCTCTCGAAACCCGTGTCGCCCTCCTCGTTGACGGCGTGCTGGAGAAGTTCGAGGTCGAGCGCTCCGGCGAGAAACGCATGGTCGGCGCCGTCTTCGCCGGGAAGATCCAGAACCTGGAACCCGGCCTGAAGGCCGCCTTCGTCGATATTGGCCAGCCCAAGAACGCGTTCCTGCACTATTGGGATATCCTCCCCGCCGCCAACGACGACAAGGCGATCGAAATCGTCCGCCAGAACGAGTCGGCCGAGCAGAAAAAGCGTCGCTCGCAGAAGCCCACCCTCAAGGACATCCCCAAGCTTTACCCGATCGGGACCAATATCGTGGTCCAGATCACCAAATCGCAGATCGGCACCAAAGGCCCCCGCACCACGACCAACCTCGCCCTGCCGGGTCGGTTCCTCGTGCTGATGCCCTTCTCCGGCCAGTGCGGCATCTCCCGCAAGATCGAGAGCAAGTCCGAGCGCGACCGCCTCAAGGCCATCCTGGCCAAGCTCACCATCCCCGAGGGCATGGGCATCATCATCCGCACCGCCGGCGAGGGCAAAAAGCTCCGCTACTTCGTGCGCGACCTCCACATGCTCCTGAAAAAGTGGCAGAAGATCGAGGAGGGCATGAAGGCCGGCAAGCCCGCCCTGCTCTATCAGGAGCCCGACATCATCGAGCGCACCGTGCGCGACTTTCTCACCGAGGACATCGACCGCGTGCTGGTGGACAGCGAAGACCGCCACAGCGCGATCCTTGAGAACATCTCCGAGGTCTCGCCCCGCTCGCGCAAGAAAATCGTCCACTTCAAGGACGACATCCCGATCTTCGAGCGCTTCAACATCGAGCGCCAGATCGAGCAGACTTTCCAGCGCACCGTTCCCCTGCCCAGCGGCGGCGAAATCGTCATCGACGAGACCGAAGCCCTCGTGGCCATCGACGTGAACACCGGCTCACACAAGGGCAAGGACAAGGGCGGCAAGGACTTCATCGTCAACGCCAACCTCGAAGCCGCCTCCGAGGCAGCCCGCCAGATCCGCCTGCGCAACATCGGCGGCCTGATCATCCTCGACTTCATCGACATGAAGAACAAACGCGACCGCAAGGCCGTGTTTGACCGCATGCGCAAGGAAATGGCCTCCGACAAGGCCAAGAGCCACGTGCTGCCGATCAGCCAGCTGGGGATCATGCAAATGACCCGCCAGCGCCACGCCGAGAGCCATGCCAGCGGCATCTACACCGGCTGCCCGTACTGCTCGGGCCGGGGCATCGTCAAGAGTGCCCGCACCATGAGCGTGGAAATCCAGCGCAAGCTCGTCAGCGTCATCCGCCACCAGCGCAATACCACCCACAAGCGCGGCGAGACCATTGAGATCACCATCCTGCTCCACCCGACCAATCTCGACCGCCTCCGCCACGAGGACGAAGAGCACTTGATCGACATCGAGCAGGCGTATAATGTCAGCCTTTCGTTCAAGTCCGACTACAGCTACCATGTCGAGAACTTCCGCATCCTCGACACTGCCACCGGACAGGAATTACGCTAG
- a CDS encoding DUF1343 domain-containing protein gives MISVSKYFPKLSILLCSVLLTAVGTQAAPKVMLGIDVLEARNFAPLNGLRVGLLTHGAGVNGRGIPTWKVLYDHPNVNLTALYGPEHGIDGKAKAEVYVPSTTHAETGLPAYSLYGPTRKPSPDMLSGIDILVVDLQDVGVRSYTYVSAMRLAMEACFEQGIPVMVLDRPNPLGGLKVDGPPLDKDLMSYVGSFRVPYVHGLTIGELALMAKNVPGWMDVSPEVQQNGTLYVVPMRGWRRDMLWPDTGLRWTPTSPAIPDFSAAVGYAMTGLGCQIGGFRHGYGEGYPFRLLNYYQKDPIYVARALNALNLPGVKIQLMPEGKQPGGYVVVTDWDKLRPTEISFYMMRLTCAWGDGNPFAEATSGKQRLYNIHVGSNAWWKEISTRGSQARVDEFIRQWEADAKLFQKWSRRYWQYQ, from the coding sequence ATGATCTCTGTGTCCAAGTATTTCCCGAAACTCTCCATCCTCCTCTGCTCTGTCCTCCTGACTGCCGTTGGCACGCAAGCGGCCCCGAAAGTCATGCTCGGGATCGACGTGCTGGAGGCCCGGAACTTCGCGCCTCTCAACGGGCTGCGGGTCGGCCTGCTCACGCACGGAGCCGGGGTTAACGGCCGGGGCATCCCGACCTGGAAAGTTCTCTACGACCACCCGAACGTCAACCTGACCGCCCTCTACGGCCCCGAACACGGGATCGACGGCAAGGCCAAGGCCGAGGTTTACGTCCCCAGCACCACGCATGCTGAGACCGGCCTGCCCGCTTACTCGCTCTACGGCCCCACCCGCAAGCCCTCCCCGGACATGCTCAGCGGGATCGATATCCTCGTGGTTGATCTCCAGGACGTGGGCGTGCGCAGCTACACCTACGTCAGCGCCATGCGCCTGGCGATGGAGGCGTGTTTCGAGCAGGGCATCCCGGTCATGGTGCTGGACCGCCCGAACCCGCTGGGCGGGCTCAAGGTGGACGGTCCGCCACTGGACAAGGACTTGATGTCTTATGTCGGTTCTTTCCGCGTGCCCTACGTGCACGGCCTGACCATTGGCGAACTCGCCCTCATGGCCAAAAACGTCCCCGGCTGGATGGATGTCTCCCCGGAAGTCCAGCAGAACGGCACGCTCTACGTCGTACCGATGCGGGGCTGGCGGCGCGACATGCTCTGGCCCGACACCGGGCTGCGCTGGACTCCGACCTCACCGGCGATTCCGGACTTTTCCGCCGCCGTCGGCTACGCCATGACGGGGCTGGGCTGCCAGATCGGCGGCTTCCGGCACGGCTACGGCGAGGGCTACCCCTTTCGCCTGCTCAACTATTACCAGAAAGACCCGATCTACGTCGCCCGCGCCCTTAACGCGCTCAACCTCCCGGGCGTGAAAATCCAGCTCATGCCCGAGGGCAAACAACCCGGCGGCTACGTCGTCGTGACCGACTGGGACAAACTCCGCCCGACCGAGATCAGCTTTTACATGATGCGCCTGACCTGCGCCTGGGGCGACGGCAACCCCTTCGCCGAAGCCACCTCCGGCAAGCAGCGCCTCTACAACATCCACGTCGGCTCGAACGCCTGGTGGAAGGAAATTTCCACCCGCGGCAGCCAGGCCCGCGTGGACGAGTTCATCCGCCAGTGGGAGGCCGACGCCAAGCTTTTCCAGAAGTGGAGCCGCCGCTACTGGCAGTACCAGTGA
- a CDS encoding DUF2062 domain-containing protein codes for MTTEERHEQLKRKLHERIRRVKRLMRPLPRRATVHRYPFLKWFAQTARKRSYLWSFRRQHVLPAIYVGCILSMMPIYGIQIPCAFAVALLIRGNLMIMVATQFITNPVTFVPLYTAACFIGLEIMYLFGMPIPGGSVWDFSANIALHLKEMVTDLMGASTPRASLAALVQSTGMSGHALVALALKATILGGAIMGYLIGFVISLVYQIMARYYERSGRAIRQQFEEFARQAKLKIHLPGKNADPKDSTGS; via the coding sequence ATGACAACGGAGGAGCGGCACGAACAGCTCAAGCGCAAGCTGCATGAACGCATCCGGCGGGTAAAGCGCCTGATGCGCCCCCTGCCCCGCCGCGCCACCGTGCACCGATACCCGTTCCTGAAATGGTTCGCGCAGACGGCCCGCAAGCGGTCGTACCTGTGGTCGTTTCGCCGCCAGCATGTGCTGCCCGCGATTTATGTCGGCTGCATTCTTTCGATGATGCCGATCTACGGCATCCAGATACCCTGCGCCTTTGCCGTCGCCCTGCTTATCCGTGGCAATCTCATGATTATGGTGGCCACGCAGTTCATCACCAATCCGGTCACCTTCGTCCCACTCTACACTGCCGCCTGCTTCATCGGGCTGGAGATCATGTACCTGTTCGGCATGCCTATCCCCGGCGGGTCGGTCTGGGACTTTTCCGCTAACATCGCCCTGCACCTCAAGGAAATGGTCACCGACCTGATGGGGGCCTCCACCCCCCGCGCCTCGCTGGCCGCGCTGGTACAGTCCACCGGCATGAGTGGACACGCCCTCGTCGCCCTCGCGCTCAAGGCCACCATCCTCGGCGGGGCCATCATGGGCTATCTGATCGGCTTCGTCATCAGCCTGGTCTATCAGATCATGGCCCGCTATTACGAGCGTAGCGGACGAGCCATCCGGCAGCAGTTCGAGGAGTTCGCCCGTCAGGCCAAGTTGAAAATCCACCTCCCCGGAAAAAACGCCGATCCGAAAGATTCCACCGGCTCATGA
- a CDS encoding glycerate kinase family protein, with product MHILIAFDKFKDCMTASEACQIAQEVILKLHPNWQVTIAPFSDGGEGFCEILTRSAYGKIERVPVLGPQLTPQTSQIGYVDIGRLGHRVREILHLPSEGTLAVIEMAQASGLQSIPTDKRDPWIASTYGTGQLIAEAADAGAQEILLGIGGSATNDLGLGALEAIGLQLMDRDGQLIDHATPRDWPRVARLDGEIWPNIPHINIACDVENPLLGPHGATATYGPQKGMRYDDYSAFESTVSTMAKRVCSYFEQSESLMSAPGAGAAGGIGFGLQAACEARMVKGFDLVESWLQLKEKVAAADLIITGEGKFDHSSLQGKGPGSLLREAARQHKHAKIVAGLVESRLELPPKTTADSMAPEGYTRERSIAEGKKLLARKLVQIFSK from the coding sequence ATGCATATCCTGATCGCGTTCGATAAGTTCAAAGACTGTATGACGGCCTCAGAGGCCTGTCAAATCGCCCAGGAAGTCATCCTCAAGCTCCACCCGAACTGGCAGGTCACCATCGCCCCCTTCAGCGACGGCGGAGAAGGATTTTGTGAGATACTGACCCGCTCGGCTTACGGAAAAATCGAGCGCGTGCCAGTGCTTGGCCCGCAGCTAACACCGCAGACTTCGCAAATCGGCTACGTGGACATCGGGCGGCTCGGCCACCGGGTCCGTGAAATCCTCCACCTGCCCTCCGAGGGCACCCTGGCCGTGATCGAAATGGCCCAGGCCAGCGGCTTGCAATCCATCCCGACCGACAAGCGCGACCCCTGGATCGCCTCCACCTACGGTACGGGCCAGCTCATCGCCGAGGCCGCCGACGCCGGGGCTCAGGAAATCCTGCTGGGCATCGGCGGCAGCGCCACTAACGACCTCGGGCTGGGAGCCCTGGAGGCCATCGGCTTGCAACTCATGGACCGGGACGGCCAACTCATCGACCACGCCACCCCGCGCGACTGGCCCCGCGTGGCCCGGCTCGACGGTGAAATCTGGCCCAACATCCCGCACATCAACATCGCCTGCGACGTGGAAAACCCGCTGCTCGGCCCCCACGGCGCGACCGCCACCTACGGCCCCCAGAAGGGTATGCGCTACGATGATTATTCCGCTTTTGAAAGCACCGTCTCCACTATGGCCAAACGCGTGTGCAGCTACTTCGAGCAGTCCGAATCCCTCATGTCCGCCCCGGGGGCCGGGGCCGCCGGGGGGATTGGCTTCGGCCTGCAGGCCGCCTGCGAAGCCCGCATGGTCAAGGGCTTCGACCTGGTGGAGTCCTGGCTCCAGTTAAAGGAGAAAGTCGCCGCCGCCGACCTTATCATCACCGGCGAGGGGAAGTTCGACCACAGTTCTCTCCAGGGCAAAGGCCCCGGCTCGCTCCTGCGCGAAGCCGCCCGCCAGCACAAACACGCCAAGATCGTGGCCGGCCTGGTCGAAAGCCGCCTGGAGCTTCCACCCAAAACCACCGCCGACAGCATGGCCCCCGAGGGCTACACCCGCGAACGCTCCATCGCAGAAGGAAAGAAACTCCTGGCCCGCAAGCTGGTCCAAATCTTCTCCAAGTAG
- a CDS encoding response regulator, whose translation MARPTVLVVDDIPGVHDMLDIIFGDAGYLVEHALRGKEALDIYRRGGVDVVFTDIQMPGMDGLELLRALRELDEDVTVIMTTAIDSKNYAIESLRLGAFDYVEKPYDEDALTRTINRALRHRHKRLEQRESRPGDPALHREVERLRQDIQARDNALSALARKAGELEKSLRHREEELEQQKLSQHSLRKRQQDLELREDALKTMDDTLRERMQALKLMQQQRRSGGELTPEAEETLNRLRQELQTRESELAEIQLSMEEREQFLRESEESLMAKGQRLSELEAELEQMREDLDRRQQAKGLSPEELQEIETLKNQLGAKENALREAEDDLSRREEAVRRAASLLKAREQFLQESENILFGGDKE comes from the coding sequence ATGGCCAGGCCGACCGTACTCGTAGTTGATGACATCCCGGGCGTCCACGACATGTTGGACATCATTTTCGGCGATGCCGGGTACCTCGTCGAGCACGCCCTCCGGGGGAAAGAAGCTCTCGACATCTATCGCCGGGGCGGGGTTGACGTGGTTTTTACCGATATCCAAATGCCCGGTATGGACGGACTGGAGCTGCTGCGCGCCCTGCGCGAGCTGGACGAGGATGTCACCGTCATCATGACCACGGCGATTGATTCCAAGAACTACGCCATTGAGTCCCTGCGACTGGGCGCTTTCGACTACGTGGAAAAACCCTACGACGAGGACGCGCTCACCCGTACCATCAACCGCGCCCTGCGCCACCGCCACAAGCGCCTGGAGCAGCGCGAAAGCCGTCCCGGCGATCCCGCTCTGCACCGGGAGGTTGAGCGGTTGCGTCAGGATATTCAGGCCCGGGACAACGCCCTTTCCGCCCTCGCCCGCAAGGCCGGGGAACTGGAAAAAAGCCTCCGCCACCGGGAAGAGGAACTGGAACAGCAAAAGCTTTCTCAGCACTCTCTGCGCAAGCGGCAGCAAGACCTCGAACTGCGTGAAGACGCCCTCAAGACGATGGACGACACCCTGCGCGAGCGCATGCAGGCCCTCAAGCTGATGCAGCAACAGCGCCGTTCCGGTGGCGAACTGACGCCCGAGGCCGAGGAGACGCTCAACCGACTGCGCCAGGAGCTTCAGACCCGCGAGAGCGAGCTGGCCGAAATCCAGCTCAGCATGGAGGAACGGGAGCAGTTTCTGCGTGAGAGCGAGGAGTCGCTCATGGCCAAAGGCCAGCGCCTGAGTGAGCTTGAAGCGGAGCTGGAACAGATGCGTGAGGACCTCGACCGCCGCCAGCAGGCCAAGGGGCTTTCGCCGGAGGAACTTCAGGAGATTGAAACGCTCAAAAACCAGTTGGGTGCCAAAGAGAACGCGCTACGGGAAGCCGAGGACGACCTCTCACGGCGGGAGGAAGCCGTCAGACGGGCCGCGTCACTCCTCAAGGCCCGCGAACAATTCCTGCAGGAAAGCGAGAATATCCTCTTCGGAGGGGATAAAGAATGA